The Collimonas sp. PA-H2 genome contains a region encoding:
- the ybiB gene encoding DNA-binding protein YbiB, with amino-acid sequence MTNIATVEPFAAARFIKEIGRGKDGARSLARHDAHDLYAAMLDGRVSDLELGGILLAMRIKGESVEEIAGFLEAAEASFTRIALPELPGAGRHYAPLVIPSYNGARHMANLTPLLALLLAREGVPVLMHGVPTDPGRVTSAEIFQALGQPLCSSMGQAQACFAQRLPAFMTIDALAPKMARLLAMRGVLGVRNSTHTLVKIMQPFVVPALRLSSYTHPEYLTMLTSYFMTTAAAERGDVFLMRGTEGETVANARKAQKIDWFHAATQTTLVEKQEIANEIPALPAQRDALSTASWIQQALLQPELIPKAIAAQVEQCLMACRNLYMRGDSASFDKKGKKDT; translated from the coding sequence ATGACAAATATTGCCACAGTCGAACCGTTCGCCGCCGCCCGCTTCATCAAGGAAATCGGGCGCGGCAAGGATGGCGCGCGCAGCCTGGCGCGCCACGACGCGCATGACCTGTATGCGGCCATGCTGGACGGCCGGGTCTCCGATCTGGAGCTGGGGGGGATTTTGCTGGCGATGCGCATCAAAGGGGAATCGGTAGAAGAAATCGCCGGCTTCCTGGAGGCGGCCGAAGCCTCGTTTACGCGGATAGCGCTGCCCGAGCTGCCAGGCGCGGGGCGGCATTATGCGCCGCTGGTCATCCCGAGCTATAACGGCGCCCGCCATATGGCCAACCTGACGCCTTTGCTGGCGCTGTTGCTGGCGCGGGAAGGCGTACCGGTGCTGATGCATGGCGTGCCGACCGATCCGGGACGCGTCACCAGCGCGGAAATTTTCCAGGCGCTGGGCCAGCCGCTTTGCAGCAGCATGGGCCAAGCGCAAGCGTGTTTTGCACAACGTTTGCCTGCCTTCATGACTATCGACGCGCTGGCGCCAAAGATGGCGCGCCTGTTGGCCATGCGCGGGGTTCTGGGAGTCCGCAACTCGACCCATACTCTGGTCAAGATCATGCAACCGTTTGTGGTTCCCGCTCTGCGCCTCAGTTCGTATACCCATCCGGAATACCTGACCATGCTTACCTCATACTTCATGACTACCGCGGCGGCTGAGCGGGGGGACGTGTTTTTGATGCGCGGCACGGAGGGCGAAACGGTAGCGAACGCCAGGAAAGCGCAAAAAATCGACTGGTTTCATGCTGCGACGCAGACCACGCTGGTGGAAAAGCAGGAAATCGCAAACGAAATCCCGGCTCTTCCCGCACAACGCGACGCGCTCAGCACCGCCAGCTGGATACAGCAGGCATTGCTGCAGCCGGAGCTGATTCCTAAGGCGATTGCGGCACAGGTTGAACAATGCCTGATGGCTTGCCGCAATCTATACATGCGAGGCGACTCGGCAAGTTTCGACAAAAAGGGAAAGAAAGACACCTGA
- a CDS encoding zf-HC2 domain-containing protein, whose protein sequence is MPYKRLIPHCRDTQLLLSQAQDSKLPPLTRARVRIHLWTCTACTRFSQQLAFMRQAMQQLGKD, encoded by the coding sequence ATGCCCTATAAACGCCTGATTCCTCATTGTAGAGACACCCAGCTACTCCTGTCGCAGGCGCAGGATAGCAAGCTGCCGCCGTTAACCAGGGCGCGGGTGCGCATCCATTTGTGGACATGTACTGCCTGCACCAGGTTTTCGCAGCAGCTCGCCTTCATGCGGCAGGCAATGCAGCAGCTTGGCAAGGATTAA
- a CDS encoding DEAD/DEAH box helicase yields MSDTQSEIQAEAAVPTTPSVRFADFGLSPDILRALSDQGYVHPTPIQAEAIPIVLQGRDVMGAAQTGTGKTAGFSLPIIQLLLAHANTSASPARHPVRALILTPTRELADQVADNVKAYCRHTPLRSTVVFGGVDIAPQTAALRSGIEIVIATPGRLLDHVQQKTLNLSQTQILVMDEADRMLDMGFLPDLQRIINLLPKERQNLMFSATFSGEIKKLAATFLKNPVTIEVARSNATADNVTQTMYRVEDQTKAEAVSFIIRERKLKQVIVFSNTKIGASKLARHLENEGVNASAIHGDKTQNERMAALEAFKRGEIEVLVATDVAARGLDIAELPCVINFDLPYNAEDYVHRIGRTGRAGASGDAISLYVDKDERLLVDIEKMIKHKFVRAELTGFVAKPSSPERSGRRDGADGRGDRAGRAERSEGRGDSSSASSSRSQQHTRSAYTSTPTGRREKIDPWFLKPYEPTLTVDVQPAVAAPAGGSIKSSKVKLAALLGGVPKG; encoded by the coding sequence ATGTCAGACACACAGTCCGAGATTCAAGCTGAAGCAGCAGTGCCAACCACACCCTCCGTCCGTTTCGCCGACTTCGGGCTGTCTCCAGATATCCTGCGCGCGCTGAGCGATCAAGGGTATGTGCATCCGACTCCGATCCAGGCCGAAGCCATCCCTATCGTGCTGCAAGGACGCGACGTCATGGGGGCGGCGCAAACAGGAACCGGCAAGACCGCCGGTTTTTCCCTGCCGATCATCCAGTTGCTGCTGGCGCATGCCAACACCAGCGCCTCGCCGGCGCGGCATCCGGTACGGGCGTTGATCCTGACGCCTACCCGTGAACTGGCCGATCAGGTGGCGGACAACGTCAAGGCCTATTGCCGTCATACCCCCTTGCGCTCGACAGTGGTGTTCGGCGGCGTCGACATCGCGCCGCAAACCGCGGCCCTGCGTTCCGGTATCGAGATCGTGATTGCGACCCCGGGGCGCTTGCTGGATCACGTCCAGCAAAAGACCCTGAACCTGTCGCAAACGCAGATACTGGTAATGGATGAAGCCGACCGCATGCTCGACATGGGCTTCCTGCCGGATTTGCAGCGCATCATCAACCTGTTGCCGAAAGAGCGCCAGAACCTGATGTTCTCGGCGACCTTCTCTGGTGAAATCAAGAAGCTGGCAGCGACTTTCCTCAAGAATCCGGTCACCATCGAAGTCGCGCGCAGCAATGCCACTGCCGATAACGTCACCCAAACCATGTACCGGGTTGAAGATCAGACCAAGGCCGAGGCGGTCTCGTTCATCATCCGTGAACGCAAGCTGAAGCAGGTGATCGTTTTTTCCAACACCAAGATTGGCGCCTCGAAACTGGCGCGTCATCTGGAAAACGAAGGCGTCAACGCTTCTGCGATCCACGGCGACAAGACCCAGAACGAGCGCATGGCGGCGCTGGAAGCGTTCAAGCGAGGCGAGATCGAAGTGCTGGTGGCGACCGACGTCGCGGCGCGCGGCCTGGATATCGCCGAACTGCCATGCGTGATCAATTTTGACCTGCCGTACAACGCCGAAGACTATGTGCACCGGATCGGCCGCACCGGCCGCGCCGGCGCTTCCGGCGACGCGATTTCCCTGTATGTCGATAAGGACGAGCGCTTGCTGGTCGATATCGAAAAGATGATCAAGCACAAATTCGTGCGCGCCGAACTGACCGGGTTTGTCGCCAAGCCGTCGAGCCCTGAACGCTCGGGCCGCCGCGACGGCGCTGACGGAAGAGGGGATCGTGCTGGGCGTGCTGAACGCAGCGAAGGCCGTGGCGACAGCAGCAGTGCTTCCTCCAGCCGCAGCCAGCAGCATACGCGCAGCGCCTATACCTCGACGCCGACCGGGCGCCGGGAAAAAATCGATCCCTGGTTCCTCAAGCCTTACGAGCCGACGCTCACGGTGGACGTGCAGCCGGCCGTCGCCGCGCCTGCCGGTGGCTCCATCAAGTCGTCCAAGGTCAAACTGGCGGCGCTGCTGGGCGGCGTGCCCAAGGGCTAA
- the gluQRS gene encoding tRNA glutamyl-Q(34) synthetase GluQRS, translated as MSNQTNYIGRFAPSPTGPLHAGSLVAAMASYLDAKAHDGRWLLRMEDVDEARTAAGAADSILADISALGMQWDGEVMFQSRRGAAYEAAFDRLGRLAYPCGCTRREIVDSRICVAADGAAVYPGTCRGGLPVGKPARAYRLRVPDPGHIDELIIFDDRWLGRVQQHLAIEVGDFVLKRADGFWAYQLAVVVDDAEQGVTHVVRGADLLDSTGRQIYLQRQLLLATPQYLHVPVITNADGEKLSKQNGAQAIDMSQPLQALTKAAWFLGLDIGQVENIAAFWPLATAAWANLETTRPG; from the coding sequence ATGTCTAACCAAACAAACTATATCGGCCGCTTCGCCCCCTCGCCCACCGGCCCCTTGCACGCCGGCTCGCTGGTGGCGGCCATGGCCAGCTATCTGGACGCCAAGGCGCATGACGGCCGCTGGCTGCTGCGCATGGAAGATGTGGATGAAGCCCGTACCGCTGCCGGCGCCGCGGATTCGATCCTGGCTGATATCAGCGCACTGGGCATGCAATGGGACGGCGAGGTCATGTTTCAAAGCCGGCGCGGGGCCGCCTATGAAGCGGCATTTGACCGGCTCGGACGGCTGGCCTATCCCTGCGGCTGCACGCGGCGCGAAATCGTCGATTCGCGCATCTGCGTCGCCGCCGATGGCGCGGCAGTCTATCCCGGCACCTGCCGCGGCGGCCTGCCGGTCGGCAAGCCGGCCCGCGCCTATCGTCTGCGGGTGCCGGATCCGGGACATATCGATGAGCTGATCATCTTTGACGACCGCTGGCTAGGCCGCGTACAGCAGCACTTGGCGATCGAGGTGGGGGATTTTGTACTGAAGCGCGCCGACGGCTTCTGGGCTTACCAGCTGGCCGTGGTGGTCGATGATGCCGAACAGGGCGTGACCCATGTGGTGCGCGGCGCCGACCTGCTCGATTCGACCGGCCGCCAGATCTATCTGCAGCGTCAATTACTGCTGGCGACGCCGCAATACCTGCACGTACCGGTGATCACCAATGCAGACGGCGAAAAACTATCCAAGCAAAATGGTGCGCAGGCGATCGACATGTCGCAACCTCTGCAGGCACTGACCAAGGCGGCCTGGTTCCTGGGGCTGGATATCGGACAAGTGGAAAATATCGCGGCGTTCTGGCCTCTGGCCACCGCGGCGTGGGCGAATCTGGAAACGACTCGCCCGGGCTAG
- a CDS encoding cation:proton antiporter, with amino-acid sequence MDWTLPPFALAQPIQWNALLLFGSLLLSGLVGGYIVTKNPWFPRITGYLIVGFLLGVGGFNLLSGDVLKLANIFADVAMALVVYQLGRYVDIGWLRREKWLLATVMLSALLCFAFVSGALIWFGTSRVLALLGGVLAIATAPAVVMVVVRDLKAEGQVTRRLAAMTALNNFVALLAAYALLPVVAHESATPFGTLLAHTMYSLCGSLVLAYLTYRLMIPLARLLGRQPSRQFVLVIAVITLAIGAAHALQLPILLTMLIFAIMSKNLDHQYDLMELEFGVANELFIVMLFVTIGASIRLSELSMVGASVAVLIAARFIAMACGVFTFAHFAKMKWKQAALITLGTLPMTEAGLGLMQTTAYLYPNTTADVLPLLAGCLIVLELLGPIATQFALIKSGESGRE; translated from the coding sequence ATGGATTGGACTCTTCCGCCCTTTGCGCTAGCACAGCCCATTCAATGGAATGCGCTGTTATTGTTCGGTAGCTTGCTGCTGTCCGGGCTAGTGGGCGGCTATATCGTCACGAAGAACCCCTGGTTTCCACGTATTACCGGCTACCTGATCGTCGGCTTCCTGCTCGGCGTCGGCGGCTTCAACCTGCTGTCCGGCGACGTGCTGAAGCTGGCCAACATTTTTGCCGACGTGGCGATGGCGCTAGTCGTCTACCAGCTTGGACGCTATGTCGACATCGGCTGGCTGCGCCGCGAAAAATGGCTGCTGGCGACAGTCATGCTGAGCGCCCTGCTGTGCTTCGCTTTCGTCAGCGGCGCCCTGATCTGGTTTGGCACCTCGCGCGTGCTGGCTCTGCTGGGCGGCGTGCTGGCCATCGCCACCGCGCCGGCGGTAGTGATGGTGGTGGTGCGCGATCTCAAGGCTGAGGGCCAGGTGACGCGCCGCCTGGCCGCCATGACCGCGCTGAATAATTTTGTGGCCCTGCTGGCCGCTTATGCATTGCTGCCTGTGGTAGCGCACGAAAGCGCCACCCCCTTCGGCACTTTGCTGGCGCATACCATGTATTCGCTGTGCGGCTCCCTGGTGCTGGCTTACCTGACTTATCGCCTGATGATTCCGCTGGCGCGCTTGCTGGGCCGCCAGCCGAGCCGGCAGTTCGTGCTGGTGATCGCGGTCATCACGCTGGCGATCGGCGCCGCCCACGCGCTGCAGCTGCCGATATTGCTGACCATGCTGATCTTCGCCATCATGTCGAAGAACCTGGATCACCAGTACGACTTGATGGAGCTTGAATTCGGGGTCGCCAACGAATTGTTCATCGTCATGCTGTTTGTCACGATCGGCGCTTCGATCCGTCTGTCGGAACTGTCAATGGTGGGCGCCTCGGTGGCCGTGCTGATCGCTGCGCGTTTCATCGCCATGGCTTGCGGCGTATTCACGTTTGCGCATTTCGCCAAGATGAAATGGAAGCAGGCGGCGCTCATCACACTGGGCACGCTACCCATGACCGAAGCCGGCCTCGGGCTGATGCAAACCACCGCTTACCTCTACCCCAACACCACTGCCGACGTCTTGCCCTTGCTGGCCGGCTGCCTGATCGTCCTGGAGCTGCTGGGGCCGATCGCCACCCAGTTTGCCTTGATCAAGTCGGGTGAAAGCGGACGCGAATGA
- a CDS encoding sigma-70 family RNA polymerase sigma factor produces MAFDPRQLEILRPQLVRFAALQLRNEALAEDAVSETMLAVLEHPDRFQEQSSFKTYVIGILKHKLLDQLRRGKREVQLSSDEDGDRSDADMMDALFTPTGHALEAAPSWGNPDETLERKEFFDILQLCIDKLPAKTGRIFMMREWLELDTDAICKELDITAANAWVLLHRARIRLKECLQLTWFGAQA; encoded by the coding sequence ATGGCATTCGATCCTCGCCAGCTTGAAATATTGCGGCCACAGCTAGTGCGCTTCGCTGCGCTGCAGTTGCGCAACGAGGCCCTGGCCGAAGATGCCGTGTCGGAAACGATGCTGGCGGTGCTGGAGCATCCCGACCGTTTCCAGGAACAGTCTTCGTTCAAGACCTATGTCATCGGTATCCTCAAGCACAAACTGCTGGACCAGCTGCGGCGCGGCAAGCGCGAGGTGCAACTGAGCAGCGACGAAGACGGCGACCGCAGCGACGCCGACATGATGGATGCCCTGTTCACGCCGACCGGGCATGCGCTGGAGGCCGCGCCTAGCTGGGGCAATCCGGACGAGACTCTGGAGCGCAAGGAGTTTTTCGATATCTTGCAGTTATGCATAGACAAGCTGCCCGCCAAGACCGGACGCATTTTCATGATGCGGGAATGGCTGGAACTGGATACCGATGCGATATGCAAGGAGCTCGACATCACAGCCGCAAATGCGTGGGTGCTGCTGCACCGGGCGCGCATCCGGCTCAAGGAGTGCCTGCAATTGACCTGGTTCGGCGCCCAGGCTTGA
- the tsaD gene encoding tRNA (adenosine(37)-N6)-threonylcarbamoyltransferase complex transferase subunit TsaD: MIVLGVESSCDETGLALYDTERGLLAHALYSQVAMHEQYGGVVPELASRDHIRRAIPLLQQVLVESGIERQEIDAIAYTQGPGLAGALLVGASIACGLGLALDKPMLGVHHLEGHLLSPLLASDPPSFPFVALLVSGGHTQLMRVDGVGQYALLGETLDDAAGEAFDKSAKLLGLGYPGGPAISRLAEFGDPSVYQLPRPMLHSKNLDFSFSGLKTAVLTLVKKHPANICEQDKANIARGFVDALVEVLLAKCLAALKQTGLKRLVIAGGVGANQQLRTALNAAAEKRRFRVYYPELEFCTDNGAMIAFAGAMRLQIKPEAAQRNYAFNVRPRWPLNELGI; this comes from the coding sequence ATGATTGTTCTCGGCGTTGAATCCTCCTGTGACGAAACCGGTCTCGCGCTCTATGACACAGAGCGCGGCTTGCTGGCGCATGCTTTGTACTCGCAAGTCGCGATGCATGAACAGTATGGCGGCGTGGTGCCGGAACTGGCGTCGCGCGACCATATCCGGCGCGCTATCCCGCTGTTGCAGCAGGTGCTTGTCGAAAGCGGCATCGAGCGCCAGGAGATCGACGCCATTGCCTATACCCAAGGCCCCGGCCTGGCAGGCGCGCTGCTGGTAGGCGCATCGATTGCCTGCGGTCTTGGCCTGGCGCTGGACAAGCCGATGCTGGGCGTACACCATCTGGAAGGGCATCTGCTGTCGCCGCTGCTGGCCAGCGACCCTCCAAGCTTTCCCTTTGTGGCTTTGCTGGTATCGGGCGGCCACACCCAGCTGATGCGCGTCGACGGCGTCGGCCAATATGCCTTGCTGGGCGAAACGCTGGATGACGCGGCCGGCGAAGCATTCGACAAGTCGGCTAAGTTGCTTGGCCTCGGCTATCCGGGCGGCCCGGCGATTTCACGCCTGGCCGAGTTCGGCGATCCGTCGGTGTATCAGTTGCCGCGGCCGATGCTGCATTCGAAAAACCTGGATTTCAGTTTCTCCGGCCTCAAGACCGCGGTGCTGACACTGGTCAAGAAACATCCAGCGAATATTTGCGAGCAAGACAAGGCCAACATCGCGCGCGGTTTTGTCGATGCGCTGGTGGAGGTATTGCTGGCGAAATGCCTGGCCGCATTGAAGCAGACTGGCCTCAAGCGGCTGGTGATCGCCGGCGGTGTGGGTGCTAACCAGCAGTTGCGCACAGCGTTGAACGCCGCTGCGGAAAAGCGGCGCTTTCGGGTGTATTACCCTGAACTGGAATTTTGTACGGATAATGGCGCGATGATCGCATTTGCCGGCGCCATGCGTTTGCAAATCAAACCGGAAGCAGCGCAGCGCAACTATGCATTCAACGTGCGGCCGCGCTGGCCATTGAACGAACTTGGCATCTGA